The following proteins are encoded in a genomic region of Populus trichocarpa isolate Nisqually-1 chromosome 13, P.trichocarpa_v4.1, whole genome shotgun sequence:
- the LOC18104543 gene encoding trans-resveratrol di-O-methyltransferase, producing the protein MYHLKSMELINEESVGELLQAQTHVWNHIFNFINFMTLKCAVQLGIPDVIQKHGKPMTLSELVSALPIHPSKAQYVHRLMRILVHSGFFSQQNLNGVHNQEAYSLTQSTRLLLKDNPWNMRPLLLFELDSVLTKPWDCLSTWFRNDEATAFSVAHENTFWEYAGQDPRIKNLFNEAMASDSILASKLVVSKCKGIFEGLSSLVDVGGGFGTMAKGIAEAFPHMDCTVFDLPHVVSDLQGCKNLKYVGGDMFQAVPPAEAILLKWILHDWSDEDCVKILRRCRQAIMSKGQQKAGKVIIIDMVRENLNGDEGSIETQLFFDLLMMVAVSGMERNEKEWAKLFFDAGFLNYKIHPVLGTRALIELYN; encoded by the exons ATGTACCACTTGAAATCAATGGAGTTGATTAACGAGGAAAGTGTTGGTGAGCTGCTTCAAGCTCAAACTCATGTGTGGAATCATATATTCAACTTCATAAACTTCATGACTCTGAAATGTGCCGTTCAACTAGGCATACCAGATGTGATCCAAAAACATGGCAAACCCATGACCCTCTCGGAGCTTGTTTCTGCCCTACCGATCCACCCATCAAAAGCTCAATATGTCCACCGCCTTATGCGTATTCTCGTGCACTCCGGTTTCTTTTCCCAGCAAAATCTTAACGGCGTTCACAACCAAGAAGCCTATTCCCTTACCCAATCCACTCGTCTCCTACTCAAGGACAATCCCTGGAATATGAGACCTCTTTTACTTTTTGAGCTCGACTCAGTTCTGACAAAACCATGGGATTGCTTGAGCACTTGGTTCCGAAATGATGAAGCCACCGCATTTAGTGTTGCCCATGAAAATACATTTTGGGAGTACGCTGGCCAAGATCCAAGAATCAAAAATCTCTTTAATGAAGCCATGGCTAGTGATAGCATACTGGCTAGTAAGTTGGTTGTAAGCAAATGTAAAGGCATCTTTGAGGGGCTGAGTTCCTTGGTGGATGTCGGGGGAGGCTTTGGAACTATGGCCAAGGGCATCGCTGAAGCATTTCCTCACATGGACTGCACTGTGTTTGATCTCCCCCATGTGGTTTCTGACTTGCAAGGCTGTaaaaatttgaagtatgtaGGGGGGGATATGTTTCAGGCAGTTCCTCCAGCAGAAGCAATTTTACTCAAG TGGATACTGCATGACTGGAGTGATGAAGACTGCGTGAAAATACTTAGACGATGCAGACAAGCAATTATGAGTAAGGGACAGCAGAAAGCTGGGAAGGTGATAATTATAGATATGGTGAGAGAGAACCTGAATGGAGACGAGGGGTCAATTGAAACGCAGCTGTTTTTTGATCTACTAATGATGGTGGCTGTTAGTGGCATGgagagaaatgaaaaggagtggGCTAAGCTCTTCTTTGATGCTGGTTTCCTCAATTATAAGATACACCCTGTGCTAGGCACAAGAGCTCtcattgagctttataattga